From the genome of Rhineura floridana isolate rRhiFlo1 chromosome 7, rRhiFlo1.hap2, whole genome shotgun sequence, one region includes:
- the P2RY12 gene encoding P2Y purinoceptor 12 isoform X1 encodes MKPEYSPPGNSSNCSTDNRMNQVLFPLLYTIIFFVGIIMNGLAMGVFFQISSKSNFIIFLKNTVISDILMILTFPFKILSDANLVSWELRGFVCKVTQVIFYFTMYISIIFLGLITIDRYLKTARPFKSSRTSNVSAAKILSIVIWIFMFSLSLPNMILTDKKPTRENVKKCANLKSDFGLLWHEIVNYVCQFIFWVNFAIIVVCYTLITQELYKSYKRTRHIRQTNKKTVNIKVFIIIGVFFICFVPFHFARILYTLSQTRDVFECSTQNTLYYIKESTLWLTSLNACLDPFIYFALCKSFRKSLLNTLHKCVTKTRRDKNTETTDDETTPV; translated from the coding sequence ATGAAACCTGAGTACAGCCCTCCTGGAAACAGCAGCAACTGCAGCACCGATAACAGGATGAATCAAGTTCTTTTCCCCTTGCTATACACTATTATCTTCTTCGTGGGTATCATTATGAATGGACTAGCTATGGGGGTCTTTTTCCAAATATCCAGCAAATCAAATTTTATCATATTTCTCAAGAACACAGTCATTTCTGACATCCTCATGATCCTAACATTTCCATTCAAAATTCTCAGTGATGCAAACCTGGTGTCCTGGGAATTAAGGGGGTTTGTTTGCAAGGTGACTCAGGTCATATTTTACTTCACCATGTATATCAGCATTATTTTCTTGGGCCTTATAACTATTGATCGGTATTTGAAAACTGCCAGACCCTTCAAGTCATCAAGAACTAGCAATGTATCAGCAGCTAAGATTCTATCCATAGTTATCTGGATATTTATGTTTTCTCTGTCCCTTCCAAATATGATTCTGACGGATAAGAAGCCAACACGTGAGAATGTGAAGAAATGTGCTAACCTGAAGTCTGATTTTGGGTTACTGTGGCATGAAATTGTTAACTATGTTTGCCAGTTTATTTTCTGGGTTAACTTTGCCATCATAGTTGTATGCTACACACTGATTACACAAGAACTATACAAATCCTACAAAAGGACAAGACATatcagacagacaaacaaaaagACTGTGAATATCAAAGTTTTCATTATAATTGGCGTGTTCTTCATTTGCTTTGTGCCTTTTCATTTTGCCAGAATTCTTTACACCTtgagccaaacaagagatgttttTGAGTGTTCCACACAGAACACATTGTATTACATAAAAGAGAGCACCTTATGGTTGACTTCCCTAAATGCATGCTTAGATCCATTCATATATTTTGCTCTCTGTAAATCCTTTAGAAAGTCTCTCCTAAATACATTGCATAAATGTGTAACCAAAACAAGAAGGGATAAAAATACAGAAACTACTGATGATGAAACAACACCAGTATAG